DNA from Moritella sp. F3:
CTTACGTGTCACTAGCTCGCTTAGAAACCGTGGATAATGAAGAACGTGAATCACTAACAGGCATGCATAAAATAACTTCACAATCATTAACTTATCAACGTAATGCTTACAGCATAGGTACGCGTTGGGATATTCAACCAGGTTTAGCGATGAAGTTCGATGTAACTTACGCAACGAAATTTGGCGATACTGATGGTGGTTTAACTACAGGCAACGGAGAAGACAGCACGACTGTATTCACCGTTAAAGTCGATGCGACATTCTAAGGGGCTAATCATGAAAAAGAACATACTCATCTTACTGCTTAGCGCATTATTTACATTCCCAGCGTTTGCAGACATCGTCATTGTCGGTAACCCATCACTACCTGATGGTCTAACTAAAAAAGATGCTAAGAAAATTTTCTTAGGTAAAAAGAATAAATTTATCCAAGGTGATCTATACGTAATTGAGCTGATATCAAGTAATCCGATGAAAGCAAAATTTCATAAGAAAGTAACCAAGAAGAGTTTAGCACAATTGGAATCGTACTGGTCAAAGCAACTGTTTACCGGTAAAGCAACACCACCAGTGGAAGTGGCTAACGCCAATACAGTCAAAGCGACCATCAGCCAACATGCTAATGGTATTAGCTATATGGATGAAGCAGACGTAGATAGCAGTGTAAAAATACTGTTTAAGCCTTAGCAATCAACGAGGCGTTAGCTACTACAGCACCAACTTTATCTACAATTAAGCAGGTGGAATGCACCTGCTTGATTGATTACTGATGAATTCGCTTACATCAATGAACTAATACAGCTTCATATTACGCATCAACAAAGATAACCTCACCGTTGATAAAGCCATCTACTGAACGTTCAAACGCTTTACCCACTAATGCGCTTGGCACAGGTTGGAATCCAGCCATCATTTCGCCGTAAACATCCCACGCTTCAGCAAGTACAGTTGGGTTAACCACGTTGATACGGGTATTACGTGGCATTTCTAGCGCTACACATTTCACAAATGTATCAATCGCACCGCTAGTTGTTGCATCAGCAATCGCATAAGGAATTGGTTTAACGTTTAAGATACCGCTGATTAAAGTAAATGAACCAGCATCAGCAATGTATTCTTGGCCAATACGCACAAGGTTAATTTGTCCCATCATTTTACTCATGACAGTGGTCATCCACTGCGCTTCTGTCATCTCTGTAAAGCTGGCATATTCACAAGCACCTACGGTGTTTACGATAGCGTCAAAGTGCCCTACTTTTTCATATAAAGCGCGGATAGACTCTTCATTGGTAATATCAACAATGTGGTCAACATCACCAGAACGACCAGCGGTAATAACTTTGTGGTTACCTAACCCCATTAAAGCTGCTTGACCTATTTTACCCAGTGCACCGATTAGAATAATTGTTTTCATGTTGCTCTCCACTTATTAAGTTTGTTTCGATGGAGTCATGATAGATAACTACAGCTACAACTTGAAACAATGATTCATTGTTAGTAATACAATATTTACTTGGTATGTGATAATTTAATAGACATGAAATGATGTGTTATCAATAGATGCAGTGAGGGGATATTTTTGAGTAAATTAGACCGACTAGACATAAAACAGCTAAGGATTTTTCAAGCAATATACCGTGAAAAAAATGCCTCAAAAGCTGCGTCGCAATTGGGTATGACCCAGCAAGCCGTGAGTGAACATTTAAAGAAATTACGCGATGTATTTAATGATCGCCTATTCTTAAGAGGCTCGAAAGGTTTCACTCCAACGCCCTTTGCCGAAGCATTAGCGATTAATGTAGATAAGTTGCTAATTGATTTTAAAGCCTTATTAGCTCCTACTTCATTTGATCCAAAAACCATCTCTGGCATGTTTGTCATTGCAGCCACCGATTACGCCCAGCAAGTGCTGTTACCAAGCTTGGTCGCGACATTAAGACAGCAAGCGCCAAATTTAAAATTAATCGTCAGAGATTTTGAAATAGATAAGCTCGATGAACTAATGGAAAGTGGCAAAGTAAATTTGGCAATCGCGTTTCCAGATTACATTCCCGAAAGCTACCCTGTACTGAAGTTATTTGAAGAACATCATGTGTGTGTGGCATCGCCGAATTCATCGATTGCTCATACCGACCCGACGTTAGCGGACGTTGCCAGTTACCCCAGCATTATTGCCTCACCCTCGCGCCCTAATTTCAAAGGCTCTATAGATGATTGGTTT
Protein-coding regions in this window:
- a CDS encoding LysR family transcriptional regulator encodes the protein MSKLDRLDIKQLRIFQAIYREKNASKAASQLGMTQQAVSEHLKKLRDVFNDRLFLRGSKGFTPTPFAEALAINVDKLLIDFKALLAPTSFDPKTISGMFVIAATDYAQQVLLPSLVATLRQQAPNLKLIVRDFEIDKLDELMESGKVNLAIAFPDYIPESYPVLKLFEEHHVCVASPNSSIAHTDPTLADVASYPSIIASPSRPNFKGSIDDWFKSFGLTRNVVVSAPCFSIVPMYLNTTDSIAFLPSRAIKGLDLVEISLAHSPDKFDVIAAWHPRYNNDALQRWVISLLDVE
- a CDS encoding short chain dehydrogenase; the protein is MKTIILIGALGKIGQAALMGLGNHKVITAGRSGDVDHIVDITNEESIRALYEKVGHFDAIVNTVGACEYASFTEMTEAQWMTTVMSKMMGQINLVRIGQEYIADAGSFTLISGILNVKPIPYAIADATTSGAIDTFVKCVALEMPRNTRINVVNPTVLAEAWDVYGEMMAGFQPVPSALVGKAFERSVDGFINGEVIFVDA